CGCCCTCGTCGAGGTGGTAGAGGTCCTCGCCGTTGCGCATCGCCTCCGCCACGAAGTCGTCGATGGCCCCGGGCGCCAGCCCCTCGGGCATCGCGCTGGTCGAGACGATGGTGCGGCTGCGCGCCTCGGCGGGGTGGTCGCACTCGAAGGTGACCCCGACGACGTCGTCGCCGGCGCCGAGGGCGAAGAGGATCTCCGTGGTCGAGGGGAGCAGGGACACGATGCGCACGCACCGATCCTCGCAAACGCCGGCCGTCACCGGGCCGCCGGCCGGTGCGGCTAGGGTCCTCGCGTGGACGACCTCTCGGCGTGGACCCTGCTGCTGCTCGGCCTCGCCGGCCTCTTCGCAGGGTTCGTCGACGCGGTCGTCGGGGGCGGCGGGCTGGTCCAGCTGCCCGCGCTGGTGCTGGGGCTGCCGGGCGCGTCGCCGGTGCAGATCCTGGCCACCAACAAGCTCTCCTCGGTCTGCGGCACCTCGGTCAGCTCGGTGACCTACTACCGCCGGATCAGGCCGGACCCGAAGACCTTCGGGCCGTTGATGATCTTCGCCTTCCTCGGCTCGCTGTGCGGAGCGGTGGTCGCCTCGCACATCCCCAAGAGCGCCTTCGAGCCGATCGTGCTGGTCGCCCTGGTCGTGGTGGGCGCCTACGTGCTGTTCAAGCCCGACGTGGGCGAGCTCACCGAGCTCCGGTTCGCCGGGCACCACCACACGCTGGCGGCGGTGCTGGCCGGCCTGGTGATCGGCTTCTACGACGGCGCGTTGGGCCCGGGGACCGGGTCGTTCTTCGTGTTCACGCTGGTCGGTCTGCTCGGCTACAACTTCCTCGAGGCCTCGGCCAAGGCCCGGATGGCCAACTGGGCCACGAACGTCGCCGCCCTGTGCGTGTTCATCCCGCAGGGCGCGGTGATGTGGAAGGTGGGTCTGCTGATGGGGGCTGCCAACCTGGTCGGCGGCTACGTCGGGGCCCGCACCGCCGTGGCGCGGGGCTCCCGCTTCGTGCGGGTGTTCTTCGTGCTGGTGGTGAGCGCGTTCATCATCTCGCTCGGGTGGAACGTGCTCAGCGGATGAGCACGTCGTACCTCACCGTCGCCAGGAGCGCCTCGGCAGAGCTCGAGGTCAAGCGCTCCCGGTTCCTCGGCCACGTCGAGCGGGTCGGCTCCGAGGTCGAGGCGCGGGCCGTCGTGGACCGGATCCGCAAGCAGCACTGGGATGCGCGCCACCACTGCTCCGCGTTCGTGCTCGGCCACGACGGTGCGGTGCAGCGCTCCCACGACGACGGGGAGCCGTCGGGGACGGCCGGGGCGCCGATGCTCGAGGTGCTCCGCGGCCGCGAGGTCAGCGACGTGGTCGCGGTGGTCACCCGGTGGTTCGGCGGCGTGCTGCTCGGCGCCGGCGGGCTGGTCCGCGCCTACGGCGACGCGACCCGGGCGGCGCTGGACGAAGCCGGCGTACGGCGGCGGCTGCTGATGTCGCGGTACGACCTGCGGGCCGGTCACGCCGACGCGGCACGCTGGGAGGCGGAGCTGCGCTCGCGCGACGTCGTCGTGACCGGGGTGGACTACGGCGAGCAGGCCACCCTGCACCTCGCCGTCCCGGCCGGCTCGGCGGCCGGCTTCCCCGCGCTGGTGGCCGCGCTGACCGCCGGCGCCGGTGTCCCGGAGCCCGCCGGCGAGTCCTGGGTGGACGGGTAGGTTGGCCGCATGAGCGTGCCGGTCGACCTCGACGAGCTGGGCCAGCAGCTGGAGGCGTTCGGCTTCGCCTACCTGCTGACGGTCGGCGACGGGCTGCGGGCGCACGCCGTCGCGGTGCGTCCGGCCCTGGCCGACGGGCAGCTCGTCGTCGAGGGGCTCGGCCGCCGTACCCTCGCCAACCTCCAGGCCCGGCCCGACGTCTCGCTGGTGTGGCCGCCGGTGGAGGAGGGCGGCTACTCGCTGATCCTCGACGGCCGCGCCGCGTCCTTCCACGAGGAGTCGCGGGGTGTCCGGGTGGCGCCCGAGCACGCCGTGCTGCACCGGCCGGCGGGCTAGCCGGTCCCGCTCGACTGCCCCGCCAGCGCGACCTCGGCGAGCACCTCGCGGACCAGCCCGGCCGGCAGCTTGAGCACCTCGCGGTCGTAGGTGAGCAGGCCGTTCACCTCCTCCTCGACGTCGCTGAGCTGGGTGTAGACGGCCGCTGCGAGGCCGTTGCCCACCGCCGGCACGATCTCGTCGCGGTGCAGCCGGGTGAAGGCTCCGGCCAGCTCCTCGGGGGAGTGCACGTGCCGGTAGCCGAAGTGGTGCCCGCTCCAGGTGTGCCCCGGCACCGCGAGGTCGGCACCGCCGTACTCCGAGAGCACCAGCGGCCGCCGGTCCCCGGTCCGGCGTGGCGGCACCCGGAACCGGCGGCCGTACAGGTGCAGGCTCCACAGGTCGCCGCCGCCCTGGTCGTGCCAGCCGCTGGCGTGGTCGACGCTGCGGGTCGGGTCGAGCGCCGCGAGCTCGGTGGCGATCGCGGCGGCGTCGAACTGGCCCCAGCCCTCGTTGAACGGGACCCAGACCGCCAGGGCGGCCACGTTGCGCAGGTGCTCGACGGTGGCCGTCATCTCGGCGCGGAACTCCGCCCGCCCGCGCGGGTCGGCTCGTCCGAGCCAGGCCTGCTCGCGGGGACGGTCGTCGCGCAGCCGGATCAGCCGGCCCTGCCGCGTCCCCGGCCACGTGACCGCGGCCGTGCGGTAGTTCTCGCCGCCGTTGACGAGGTCCTGCCACACCAGCATGCCGAGCCGGTCGCAGTGGTGGTACCACCGCAGCGGCTCGATCTTGACGTGCTTGCGCAGGGTGTTGAAGCCGAGCCGCTTCATCGTCTCGATGTCGTGGACCATCGCCGCGTCGGAGGGAGCCGTCATCAGCCCGTCAGGCCAGTAGCCCTGGTCGAGCACCCCGAGATGGAGGTACGGCCGGCCGTTGAGCAGCAACCGCGGGACGCCGGCCTCGTCCGGTCCGACGCCGAACGAGCGCATCCCGACGTAGCTGCGCACCCGGTCCTCGCCCAGCACCACCTCGACGTCGTGGAGGAACGGGTCCTCGGGGGACCAGGGTCGTAACGCGGTCAGCGGGATCCGCGTCGGGCGGCCGGGGACGACCGGGGCAGCGCCGACCTGGTCGCCGTCGGCCAGGATCCGGACCTCGGCGCTGGTGGAGCCGGCCGATCCCGCCGAGCCGGCCGATCCGGCCGATCCGGCCGATCCGGCCGATCCGGCCGAGACCACGGTGACCTCGACAGCGCCCTCGTCGAGCAGCGGCGTCAGCACGAGCCGCTCGACGTGCTCGGGCGGGACCGCCTCCAGCCAGACCGTCTGCCAGATGCCCGACTGGGCGGTGTACCAGATGCCGCCGCTGACCAGCCTTTGCTTCCCGCTGCTGGGGCCGCGGTTGTTGCCGACGTCGCTGACCCGGAGCAGCAGCGTCGCGGAGTCCCGGCCGGCGAAGGCGTCGGTCAGGTCGCACGTGAACGGCAGGTAGCCGCCGGAGTGCGCGCCGACCTCGACGTCGTCGAGCCAGACGGTGCAGGTCTGGTCCACGGCGCCGAAGTGCAGCAGCAGCCGGCCCGGGTCACGGCGGAAGCCCGGTGGCAGGGTCAGCGTGCGGTGGTACCAGAGCAGCTCGCCGGGCTGCAGCTGTCGGCCGACCCCGGAGAGCGGCGCCTCCGGGGAGAACGGCACCAGGATCCGGCGCTCGAACCGTTCGGGCCGGTCGGTGTCGGCGTCGGTGAAGGCGCAGTCCCACCAGCCGTTGAGGTTCAGGTAGGAGTCGCGGACCAGCTGTGGCCGGGGATGCTCGGGCAGCACCTGCTCGGGGTCGAGCTCGCGGCCCCAGCGGGTCGTCAGCGGGGACGGTCCTGGCTGTTCCGGCACGTCCCCGACCCTAGGGCGTCGAGCGGCCGCGCGACGGTGCCCTAGGGTCGGCGTCGTGCAGATCCGCGAAGCGACCGACACCGACTGGGACGAGATCTGGCCGATCTTCGAGGCGGTCGTGAAGGCCCAGGAGACCTACGCCTTCGACCCCGACATGCCCGAGCAGGTGGCCCGCTCGATCTGGATGGAGCAGCCGCCGGGCCGGACCACCGTGGCGGTCGAGGACGCGCCGGCGGCTGCCGGCCGGCACGGTCGCGTGCTCGGCAGCGCCAAGATGGGACCGAACCGGTCCGGTCCGGGCGCGCACATCGGCACCGCCAGCTTCATGGTCGAACCGGCCGCCCGCGGGCTCGGGGTGGGCCGGGCTCTGGCCGAGGACATGATCGAGTGGCAGCGGGGCCGCGGCTTCCACGGGATTCAGTTCAACGCCGTCGTGGAGACCAACGACGCGGCTGTCCGGCTGTGGCGCGCCCTGGGCTTCCGGGTCATCGGCACCGTGCCGGAGGCGTTCCGGCATCCGGTGCACGGCCTGGTCGGCCTGCACGTGATGTACCTGCCACTCGCCGGCGGCGCCACCGGCGAGTCGATGTCACCGGTGACGCCTGGGAACTGACGGCCTCAGCCGTAGACGCGCTGGATGACGGGGAACGCATCCTCGAGCGTCGTGATCGGGACGGTCTCGAAGTCCATCCACGGGGCGTACCGGAGCGTGACCTCGTAGGTCTTCGCGGAGTCGGCGTCGGTCTCGGTGATGAGGTAGCCGCCGCGCCCGTCGAGCCGCTCGTAGTGGCTGACCACGCCCTCGCTGGTTCCCACCTCGAGGAACCGCTTGGTGAGGTCGCGCAGGTCGTCCTCCCTGAGCCCCTCGCGATAGCGGTAGGTGGTCATGTACAAGCTCTTCATCTGTTCACCTCCCTTCTCTCTCCGCAACGCTAGGAAGCGCGTTCGGAGGCGCGGGAGAGGCGGAGGTCACACCGGCTTCTTCTTCCGGCGGCGGAAGAAGGGCAGCAGCTTCTTCTTCGCCGCCGCCGGATCAGGCGTGGGGGCGTCTTCCTTGACGGCGCGCCCCTTCTTCTTGGCCGACTTGCCCAGCTCCTCGCCGGGATGGGTGACGGCGCGCGGCAGCACCAGTGCGACCGACTTTCCGAACAGCCGACCGGAGAGCACCAGCAGCGGGATCCCCAGCGGCAGCAGGATCAGGGTCGCGGACAGCACGATGCCGAGCAGTGCGACCACGCATGCCAGGATCCAGACCAGCGCTCCGAGCAGAGCCTTCGCGATTCTCATCGAGCTCACCTCCCCAGGCACCCTTGAGGGTTCCCCGAAACGAGCCGGGTCACGCGGTCCGCGACCGGTCGGCACCGTGGGGCGGCGCTCCGACATGCACTCGCCCGGTCAGATGCCCGTTTCGGGGCAGAGGTGCGGGTCGTCCGGGCGCGAGTGCATGTCGCACGGCAGGTGACGGCGTGGTCGTTCCGACCAGGACCCGGCTAGGGAGCACCGCCTGCGGCCGCTGCCGCCAGAGCCGCCTGGGGCGGTCCGGCTGCGGTCGCCGAGGCCCCGCTCGGGCTGCTCGAATCGCCTTTCGGCGCGACGTCGGCGGGCTACTGGCCGATCCGGCCGTCGATCCGCTCCCGCAGCAGGTCGGCATGGCCGTTGTGCCGCGCGTACTCCTCGACCATGTGCACGAGCAGCTCGCGCAGCGAGATGGGTCCCTCGCGGGTCATGCCGAGCACATCGAGGTCAGGGGCCTCGGCCACGAACTTCTCGGCGAAGGCGACCTCAGACCGCCACGTGTCCCAGGCCTCGGCGACCAGCGCCGGGTCGGCGACCGCGCCGTCGAAGTCTCCGTCCGGGTCATCCTCGGAGCAGTAGTGCGGCGGCGAGTCCAGGTGCGCGAACCGGACCCGGAACCACCGTCGCTCGACCTCGGCCATGTGGCGCACCAGGCCGAGCAGCGACATCGTCGACGGCTCGACCGCGCGTCGGGCCAGCTGCTCGGCGTCCAGGTCGGCGCACTTCAGCTCGAGGGTGAGCCGCTGGCAACGCAGGAACTCCACGAGGGTTGCTCGTTCGTCTCCCAGACTGGGTCCGTTCTCGCGGGGGTCGTGCTCGGCGTCGAGGAACATGTCAGCGCGTCCGTTCATGACGCCATCTTGTTGCAGACCGGCGCAGACCTCCAGCCACGACGGGTCGCTCCAGCCCAGGAGGGGAAGGTTGCCGCCGTTGCGGAGGCTGCGCCCGTAGGTCGGCAGCCGCTTGTCGAGGATGCGGGGCTTCCTACACTCGGCGCCCCGGCGCCCGGACAAGACGTCGCTAGCGTGAGGGCATGGTGTCCTTCATCAAGTCGGTGACCTTCGACTGTCGAGAGCCCCTGCGCGTCGCGGCCTTCTGGGCAGAGGCTCTCGGGTCCAACGTCGACGAGGACAGCACGCCCAACCGTGCTTGGGTTGAAGCGGCAGGCTGGGGAGGACCGAGTCTCTGGTTCATCCGGGTTCCGGAGGGGAAGGTTGCGAAGAACCGTC
The DNA window shown above is from Nocardioides mesophilus and carries:
- a CDS encoding pyridoxamine 5'-phosphate oxidase family protein, whose translation is MSVPVDLDELGQQLEAFGFAYLLTVGDGLRAHAVAVRPALADGQLVVEGLGRRTLANLQARPDVSLVWPPVEEGGYSLILDGRAASFHEESRGVRVAPEHAVLHRPAG
- a CDS encoding glycoside hydrolase family 2 protein; the protein is MPEQPGPSPLTTRWGRELDPEQVLPEHPRPQLVRDSYLNLNGWWDCAFTDADTDRPERFERRILVPFSPEAPLSGVGRQLQPGELLWYHRTLTLPPGFRRDPGRLLLHFGAVDQTCTVWLDDVEVGAHSGGYLPFTCDLTDAFAGRDSATLLLRVSDVGNNRGPSSGKQRLVSGGIWYTAQSGIWQTVWLEAVPPEHVERLVLTPLLDEGAVEVTVVSAGSAGSAGSAGSAGSAGSAGSTSAEVRILADGDQVGAAPVVPGRPTRIPLTALRPWSPEDPFLHDVEVVLGEDRVRSYVGMRSFGVGPDEAGVPRLLLNGRPYLHLGVLDQGYWPDGLMTAPSDAAMVHDIETMKRLGFNTLRKHVKIEPLRWYHHCDRLGMLVWQDLVNGGENYRTAAVTWPGTRQGRLIRLRDDRPREQAWLGRADPRGRAEFRAEMTATVEHLRNVAALAVWVPFNEGWGQFDAAAIATELAALDPTRSVDHASGWHDQGGGDLWSLHLYGRRFRVPPRRTGDRRPLVLSEYGGADLAVPGHTWSGHHFGYRHVHSPEELAGAFTRLHRDEIVPAVGNGLAAAVYTQLSDVEEEVNGLLTYDREVLKLPAGLVREVLAEVALAGQSSGTG
- a CDS encoding GNAT family N-acetyltransferase, whose product is MQIREATDTDWDEIWPIFEAVVKAQETYAFDPDMPEQVARSIWMEQPPGRTTVAVEDAPAAAGRHGRVLGSAKMGPNRSGPGAHIGTASFMVEPAARGLGVGRALAEDMIEWQRGRGFHGIQFNAVVETNDAAVRLWRALGFRVIGTVPEAFRHPVHGLVGLHVMYLPLAGGATGESMSPVTPGN
- a CDS encoding DUF3303 domain-containing protein, whose protein sequence is MKSLYMTTYRYREGLREDDLRDLTKRFLEVGTSEGVVSHYERLDGRGGYLITETDADSAKTYEVTLRYAPWMDFETVPITTLEDAFPVIQRVYG
- a CDS encoding YigZ family protein; its protein translation is MSTSYLTVARSASAELEVKRSRFLGHVERVGSEVEARAVVDRIRKQHWDARHHCSAFVLGHDGAVQRSHDDGEPSGTAGAPMLEVLRGREVSDVVAVVTRWFGGVLLGAGGLVRAYGDATRAALDEAGVRRRLLMSRYDLRAGHADAARWEAELRSRDVVVTGVDYGEQATLHLAVPAGSAAGFPALVAALTAGAGVPEPAGESWVDG
- a CDS encoding sulfite exporter TauE/SafE family protein, with protein sequence MDDLSAWTLLLLGLAGLFAGFVDAVVGGGGLVQLPALVLGLPGASPVQILATNKLSSVCGTSVSSVTYYRRIRPDPKTFGPLMIFAFLGSLCGAVVASHIPKSAFEPIVLVALVVVGAYVLFKPDVGELTELRFAGHHHTLAAVLAGLVIGFYDGALGPGTGSFFVFTLVGLLGYNFLEASAKARMANWATNVAALCVFIPQGAVMWKVGLLMGAANLVGGYVGARTAVARGSRFVRVFFVLVVSAFIISLGWNVLSG
- a CDS encoding DinB family protein; protein product: MNGRADMFLDAEHDPRENGPSLGDERATLVEFLRCQRLTLELKCADLDAEQLARRAVEPSTMSLLGLVRHMAEVERRWFRVRFAHLDSPPHYCSEDDPDGDFDGAVADPALVAEAWDTWRSEVAFAEKFVAEAPDLDVLGMTREGPISLRELLVHMVEEYARHNGHADLLRERIDGRIGQ
- a CDS encoding VOC family protein, which gives rise to MVSFIKSVTFDCREPLRVAAFWAEALGSNVDEDSTPNRAWVEAAGWGGPSLWFIRVPEGKVAKNRQHFDLRPTSNAAEEVRRLVALGARVIQEGGGLVVMADPEGNEFCVE